In Phlebotomus papatasi isolate M1 chromosome 1, Ppap_2.1, whole genome shotgun sequence, the following proteins share a genomic window:
- the LOC129798609 gene encoding CLIP domain-containing serine protease B9-like, with the protein MDYCRIHINMELRELLLYVTLTLSLMTQTNGQRPCETPNGNRGECISIYDCPVLHDLLVNSVLIRNTTTNFQSFQCSSEPNEGTFVCCKLSQEENVRPNQIKAPSYNRGNLINICGCQGYRRSIIERNETDLNEFPWMALLDYEDEENHFIPFCGGFLINARYVVTTAYCVKGNRKNTTRKIVNIRIGEYDTTTNPDCVNDGFQDNCNFPILNYGIEEVISHEDYSPLNYQNDIALIRLTGNVVYNEFAFPICLPEPDFPGTPDGNEVTVAGWGLTLDRELSSVKLKAKTSVVSFNRCLDEYSTQTNLSKKVQMCAGGEFLMDACVVDSSGPLMARYNGSWIAEGLASFGRRCGVVSPIVYTRISAYVLWILGNMKP; encoded by the exons ATGGATTACTGCAG AATACATATCAACATGGAATTGCGAGAATTACTACTCTACGTTACGTTAACCCTGAGCTTAATGACCCAGACAAATGGACAAAGAccgtgtgaaactccaaacggAAATAGAGGAGAATGTATATCAATCTACGACTGTCCTGTTCTTCATGATTTACTGGTTAATTCAGTGCTCATCCGAAATACAACAACGAATTTTCAGAGTTTCCAATGTAGCAGTGAACCAAATGAAGGTACCTTTGTTTGTTGCAAACTAAGTCAGGAGGAAAACGTACGTCCGAACCAAATTAAAGCGCCAAGTTACAATCGAGGAAACCTAATCAACATTTGTGGATGTCAAGGATATAGACGGAGTATAATAGAAAGAAACGAAACGGATTTAAATGAATTTCCTTGGATGGCTCTTTTGGATTATGAGGATG agGAAAACCATTTTATCCCTTTTTGTGGAGGATTTCTGATTAATGCTAGATATGTTGTTACAACAGCCTATTGCgtaaaaggcaaccgaaaaaaCACAAcaagaaaaattgtgaatatccGGATAGGTGAATATGATACTACAACTAATCCGGATTGTGTTAACGATGGATTTCAGGACAACTGCAACTTTCCGATATTGAACTACGGCATTGAAGAAGTTATTTCACATGAGGATTACTCACCGCTCAACTACCAAAACGATATCGCACTTATCCGTTTGACGGGTAATGTTGTATATAATGAATTTGCGTTCCCTATCTGCTTGCCAGAACCTGATTTTCCTGGAACACCAGATGGAAATGAGGTCACAGTAGCTGGTTGGGGTCTAACCTTAGATCGTGAACTTAGTTCGGTTAAATTAAAGGCTAAAACCTCTGTAGTTAGTTTTAACAGATGTCTAGATGAGTATTCAACACAAACAAATCTCTCGAAGAaagtgcaaatgtgcgctggaGGTGAATTTTTAATGGATGCGTGTGTTGTTGATTCATCTGGACCTCTAATGGCGCGATATAATGGATCCTGGATTGCTGAAGGTTTGGCTTCTTTTGGACGACGTTGCGGAGTAGTAAGTCCTATAGTCTATACTAGAATATCTGCCTATGTGCTATGGATTCTAGGCAATATGAAACCTTAA